A DNA window from Ipomoea triloba cultivar NCNSP0323 chromosome 10, ASM357664v1 contains the following coding sequences:
- the LOC116032561 gene encoding leucine-rich repeat receptor-like serine/threonine-protein kinase BAM3 → MAALTLHLLFFFFLVFLTSAHDSLSVSVRRQAAILVSVKQSFQAPDPSLSTWNISNYMELCNWTGVTCDSYNKSVVSLDVSNLNLSGPLSPAISELQSLVNLSVAGNSLFGDLHNISGLRFLNISNNLFSGCLDWDFSGLVELEVLDVYDNNFSCPLPVGVTKLTKLRHLDFGGNYFSGRIPPGYGGLNQLRFLSLAGNDLRGLIPRELGNLSSLKWLQLGYYNRFDGGIPGELGRLTNLVHLDLSSCGLEGPIPGTLGNLKNLDTLFLQTNQLNGSIPPQLGNLGSLKSLDISNNALTGEIPVEFSALKQLTILNLFINKLHGQIPESIAELPNLQALQLWRNNFTGFIPQKLGQNGELILLDLSTNKLTGQIPKSLCYGNKLKILILLDNFLFGPLPDDLGQCQTLSRVRIGQNYLSGPIPDGFLYLPKLTLVELQDNHFTGRIAFEKTSASSKLEGLNLSNNHLSGYLPTSIGNFSGLKNLMLSGNRFSGQIPSEIGWLKGILKLDMSRNNFSGNIPSEISNCPSLTYLDLSQNQLSGPIPIQLARIRILNYLNVSWNHLNQSLPEEIGSMKSLTSADFSHNNFTGSVPETGQYLFFNSTSFTGNPYLCASYLIPCNSSSDLQSQFKNQSNKSNVPARYKLIFAMGLLLCSLVFVVFAVIKTREVRKNSRSWKLTAFQKLDFGSEDVLGCLKDSNIIGRGGAGVVYKGTMPNGHNVAVKNLGICKGSHDNGLSAEVQTLGKIRHRYIVRLLAFCSNKETNLLVYEYMPNGSLGEVLHGKSGGYLNWETRLKIAIEAAKGLSYLHHDCSPLIIHRDVKSNNILLDSDYEAHVADFGLAKFLQNNGTSECMSAIAGSYGYIAPEYAYTLKVDEKSDVYSFGVVLLELITGRKPVGNFGEEGMDIVQWVKVQTRRSKEGVVRIIDERLKNVPIEEAMQVLFVAMLCVEEQSVERPTMREVVQMLAQSKQPNTFHIQ, encoded by the exons ATGGCGGCTCTCACTCTGCAcctactcttcttcttctttcttgtttttctcACCTCAGCCCATGACAGTCTTTCTGTGTCTGTTAGAAGACAAGCTGCTATTCTGGTTTCTGTAAAACAGAGTTTTCAAGCCCCAGATCCTAGTCTGTCTACCTGGAATATATCAAATTACATGGAACTATGTAATTGGACAGGCGTGACATGCGATTCGTACAACAAATCAGTAGTTTCGTTAGATGTTTCCAACTTGAACCTCTCTGGTCCTCTGTCCCCTGCAATATCTGAGCTTCAGAGTTTGGTGAATTTGTCTGTCGCAGGAAACAGCCTGTTTGGGGATCTCCACAACATTTCTGGTCTCAGATTCCTCAACATATCAAACAACCTGTTCAGTGGATGTCTCGACTGGGATTTCTCCGGTCTGGTTGAGCTTGAAGTGCTGGATGTTTATGACAACAACTTTTCGTGCCCGCTTCCGGTTGGGGTTACGAAGCTCACCAAGCTCAGGCATTTGGATTTCGGGGGGAATTACTTTTCGGGGAGAATCCCTCCGGGGTATGGCGGGCTAAATCAGCTTAGGTTTCTGTCCCTGGCTGGGAATGATTTACGCGGGTTGATACCTAGGGAGCTGGGGAATTTGAGTAGCCTCAAGTGGCTTCAGCTTGGGTATTACAATAGGTTTGATGGGGGAATTCCAGGGGAATTGGGTAGGCTTACCAATTTGGTTCATTTGGATCTTTCTAGCTGTGGCCTGGAAGGTCCAATTCCAGGAACACTGGGAAACCTTAAGAATTTGGACACTCTTTTCCTGCAAACCAATCAGCTTAATGGTTCAATTCCTCCCCAGCTGGGAAATCTTGGCAGCTTGAAATCCCTGGATATCTCCAACAATGCACTCACCGGGGAAATCCCGGTCGAATTCTCTGCACTCAAACAACTCACCATCTTGAACCTTTTCATCAACAAACTCCATGGCCAAATCCCTGAGTCCATTGCAGAGTTGCCCAATTTGCAGGCTTTGCAGCTTTGGAGGAATAACTTCACTGGTTTCATCCCTCAAAAGCTCGGGCAGAACGGTGAGCTCATCTTGCTTGATCTTTCCACCAATAAACTCACTGGCCAGATACCAAAGTCCCTCTGCTATGGGAACAAACTGAAAATCTTGATTCTGCTTGACAATTTCCTGTTTGGGCCTTTGCCTGATGATCTTGGACAGTGTCAGACTTTATCCAGAGTCAGAATAGGGCAGAACTACCTGAGTGGACCGATACCGGATGGATTCCTCTATCTCCCAAAGCTCACACTGGTTGAACTACAGGACAATCACTTCACAGGAAGAATTGCCTTTGAGAAAACCTCAGCATCTTCCAAGCTGGAAGGCCTGAATCTTTCAAATAATCACTTGTCTGGCTATCTTCCCACCAGTATTGGAAACTTTTCGGGTTTGAAGAATCTTATGCTAAGCGGGAACAGATTCTCCGGCCAAATTCCTTCTGAAATAGGCTGGCTAAAAGGAATCTTAAAGCTGGATATGAGCAGAAACAACTTCTCTGGCAACATTCCATCAGAAATCAGCAATTGCCCTTCCCTGACTTACCTGGATTTAAGCCAGAATCAGCTCTCAGGTCCTATCCCGATCCAACTAGCCCGAATTCGAATCCTAAATTACCTCAATGTTTCCTGGAACCACTTGAACCAGAGCCTACCTGAAGAGATTGGCTCCATGAAGAGCCTAACTTCTGCAGATTTCTCCCACAATAACTTCACTGGCTCCGTGCCTGAAACCGGGCAGTACTTATTCTTCAACTCCACTTCCTTCACCGGAAACCCTTATCTCTGCGCCTCCTACCTAATCCCCTGCAACTCTTCATCTGATTTACAGTCCCAATTCAAAAACCAAAGCAACAAATCCAATGTCCCTGCAAGATACAAGCTGATATTCGCGATGGGGCTTCTGCTATGCTCCCTGGTTTTCGTCGTCTTTGCAGTGATCAAGACAAGGGAGGTGAGGAAAAATTCCAGGTCCTGGAAGCTGACAGCCTTCCAGAAACTGGATTTCGGGAGCGAAGACGTGTTGGGATGCTTAAAAGACAGCAATATCATTGGCAGGGGAGGGGCAGGGGTAGTGTACAAAGGAACAATGCCAAATGGACACAATGTGGCAGTGAAAAACCTGGGAATCTGCAAAGGCTCCCATGATAATGGCCTGTCAGCAGAGGTTCAAACATTAGGGAAAATTCGACACAGGTACATTGTGAGGCTGCTGGCCTTCTGTTCAAACAAGGAAACCAATTTGCTGGTTTATGAGTACATGCCTAATGGGAGCTTAGGCGAAGTCCTCCATGGAAAAAGCGGAGGGTACCTGAACTGGGAAACCAGGCTGAAAATCGCCATCGAAGCTGCAAAAGGCCTGTCTTATTTGCACCATGATTGCTCCCCTCTCATCATCCACCGCGACGTCAAGTCCAACAACATCTTGCTGGATTCTGATTATGAAGCCCATGTCGCGGATTTTGGACTAGCCAAGTTCCTGCAGAACAATGGAACCTCAGAATGCATGTCTGCAATTGCCGGCTCTTATGGCTACATTGCTCCAG AATATGCGTACACGCTGAAAGTGGACGAGAAGAGCGATGTGTACAGCTTCGGGGTGGTGCTACTGGAGCTGATAACGGGGCGAAAACCGGTAGGGAATTTCGGGGAGGAAGGAATGGACATTGTGCAGTGGGTGAAAGTGCAGACAAGACGCAGCAAAGAAGGGGTTGTGAGGATCATAGATGAGAGGCTAAAGAATGTTCCAATTGAAGAAGCCATGCAAGTGTTGTTTGTGGCAATGTTGTGTGTGGAAGAGCAGAGTGTGGAGAGGCCAACCATGAGGGAGGTTGTCCAAATGCTTGCCCAATCTAAACAGCCCAATACCTTCCACATTCAATGA
- the LOC116033331 gene encoding uncharacterized protein LOC116033331: protein MEVLPFLRGHDLINLVDGSCICPPEFLTAVSDATSSAAATRVRNLAYVAWFRRDQELLSLLVSSLLEEVLSIAVGCRTSKELWDAIEQSLASASQSRQLHLLSQLHGLRQGDSLTAEYLGRARLIVEDLALAGRNVMLEEQNLYVFRGLRPEFKGVTSSLAVRGHPMTLLELADLLGAQDFIAGDDYALPGGAAPAAFTAQGGRQSRGRGGGRSAGGSPFGRGGSASAIVLILSPSLYPFSEGILKSPSSLSCLLE from the exons ATGGAG GTTCTACCGTTTCTACGCGGACATGATCTCATTAATCTCGTTGATGGATCGTGTATCTGCCCGCCGGAATTCCTCACTGCCGTGTCTGATGCTACCTCGTCCGCTGCTGCTACACGTGTTCGGAATCTGGCGTACGTCGCTTGGTTTCGCCGTGATCAGGAGCTGCTGTCTCTTCTCGTTTCTTCGCTGTTGGAGGAGGTGCTTTCCATCGCCGTCGGCTGTCGGACCtcgaaggagttgtgggatgccattgagcagtccctTGCTTCGGCCTCTCAATCCCGTCAGCTTCACTTGCTCAGCCAACTCCATGGTCTCCGGCAAGGAGATTCGTTGACGGCGGAGTACCTCGGGCGAGCGCGGCTAATTGTTGAGGATTTAGCTCTCGCCGGCCGGAATGTGATGCTGGAAGAACAGAATCTGTATGTCTTCCGTGGCCTTCGACCGGAGTTCAAGGGGGTGACGTCTTCGCTGGCGGTTCGGGGGCATCCAATGACGCTCCTTGAGCTTGCGGACTTGCTAGGCGCGCAGGACTTCATCGCCGGTGATGACTACGCTCTGCCTGGAGGTGCTGCGCCGGCGGCTTTCACTGCTCAGGGAGGTCGCCAGTCGCGTGGACGTGGAGGAGGGCGTTCGGCTGGAGGATCGCCGTTCGGCCGTGGTGGTTCCGCCTCTGCAATTGTTCTCATCCTCTCCCCATCCTTGTACCCGTTCTCGGAGGGGATTTTAAAATCCCCTTCATCCTTGTCTTGTTTACTCGAATAG
- the LOC116032913 gene encoding plasma membrane-associated cation-binding protein 1-like, with translation MNYWKAKVLPKIKKVFEKNGTKKAAAAEACKAFDDSKEQYGKEFEDKKAELQPKVVQVYEACSAEIKGLVKEPKDSGLKKHSADVQKLLDELVKIDFPGSKAVSEACTKLGPAYVSGPVLFIFEKVSVLIPVEEKKEEEAAPAPAEAEAKEETSKEVEVKAEEIAAAAEEEPKAAEAPPAAECAPATETTAAAAEPPKAEEKAEPAAEPPKA, from the exons ATGAACTACTGGAAAGCTAAGGTTCTCCCAAAGATCAAGAAGGTTTTCGAGAAGAACGGCACCAAGAAGGCTGCTGCAGCTGAGGCTTGCAAGGCCTTCGATGACTCTAAG GAGCAGTATGGGAAGGAGTTTGAAGACAAGAAGGCTGAACTTCAACCCAAAGTTGTCCAAGTCTATGAAGCTTGCTCCGCTGAGATAAAG GGTTTGGTAAAAGAGCCAAAGGACTCAGGGCTGAAGAAGCACTCAGCTGATGTTCAGAAGCTCCTGGATGAGCTTGTCAAGATCG ATTTTCCGGGATCAAAGGCGGTGAGCGAGGCATGTACGAAGTTGGGGCCGGCGTACGTGTCGGGACCGGTTTTATTCATATTTGAGAAAGTGTCCGTGCTGATCCCGGTGGAGgagaagaaggaggaggaggcggcgccggcgccggcggagGCGGAGGCTAAGGAAGAAACAAGCAAAGAAGTTGAGGTGAAAGCGGAAGAGATAGCAGCGGCCGCTGAGGAAGAACCAAAGGCGGCTGAAGCTCCACCGGCGGCTGAGTGTGCTCCGGCTACAGAAacaaccgccgccgccgccgaacCACCGAAGGCGGAAGAGAAAGCAGAACCCGCCGCCGAGCCACCCAAGGCTTGA
- the LOC116032710 gene encoding galactan beta-1,4-galactosyltransferase GALS3-like gives MLFKEREKGGGGERKMFVGVVWNCAAELKILLTALLFLFSIITILQFIPARFSFSSAADLRSCLSNPPPGLSFSAAVQSNLTVLNATVVPRRAAAVERDEVLGNGVVKRGFSGVGSAAYNFVLMSAYRGGYNTFAVMGLASKPLHVFGKPSYECEWVPADKSQDSLSVPGQKILPDWGYGRIYTAVVVNCTFPFPVGDSDSGGKLLIHATTNGGGDTNLNTTDTFEAVVETPPDFSNFTKSFQSPPKYDYLYCGSSLYGNLNPQRVREWLAYHVRMLGEKSHFVIHDAGGVHPAVMEVLKPWMEKGYVTLQDIRDQERFDGYYHNQFLIVNDCLHRYKFQAKWMFFFDVDEFIFVPKKSTLKSVLGSLSGFTQFTIEQMPMSNKLCLREDFGKTFRKWGFEKLVYKDVKRGIRRDRKYAVQPRNVFATGVHMSQNTVGKTTHKTEGQIMYFHYHGTIAERREPCRQLVNTTSLTVDGIPYVLDTTMRDAAGAVKRFELKTIGPRLQKTRQ, from the exons GCTCTGCTATTCCTCTTTTCAATCATTACGATTCTTCAGTTTATTCCGGCTCGGTTTAGTTTTTCCTCAGCCGCCGATCTGAGATCTTGCTTGTCAAATCCGCCGCCGGGGTTGTCTTTCTCCGCGGCCGTTCAGTCTAATTTGACGGTTTTGAATGCCACCGTGGTGCCGCGGCGGGCGGCGGCGGTGGAGAGAGATGAGGTTCTTGGGAACGGGGTTGTGAAACGGGGGTTTAGCGGGGTCGGCTCGGCGGCTTATAACTTTGTTTTGATGTCGGCTTACCGGGGCGGCTACAATACTTTCGCCGTGATGGGTTTAGCTTCGAAGCCGCTCCACGTGTTCGGAAAGCCGAGTTACGAGTGCGAGTGGGTCCCGGCGGATAAGTCGCAAGATTCGCTCTCCGTGCCCGGCCAGAAGATCCTCCCCGACTGGGGGTACGGCCGGATATACACGGCGGTGGTGGTGAACTGCACTTTTCCGTTCCCCGTCGGCGACTCCGACAGCGGCGGCAAGCTCCTGATCCACGCCACCACCAACGGCGGCGGCGACACCAACCTCAACACCACCGACACCTTCGAGGCCGTCGTGGAAACGCCGCCGGATTTCTCCAATTTCACTAAATCTTTCCAATCTCCGCCCAAATACGATTACCTCTACTGCGGCTCGTCTCTGTACGGGAATCTGAATCCTCAGAGAGTCCGGGAATGGCTGGCGTACCACGTCAGAATGCTGGGCGAGAAGTCGCATTTCGTGATCCACGACGCCGGCGGCGTCCACCCGGCGGTGATGGAGGTTCTGAAGCCGTGGATGGAGAAAGGCTACGTCACGCTACAGGACATTAGGGATCAAGAAAGATTCGACGGATACTATCACAATCAATTCCTCATCGTCAATGATTGCTTGCATAGGTACAAATTCCAGGCGAAATGGATGTTCTTCTTTGATGTAGACGAGTTCATCTTCGTCCCCAAGAAAAGCACTCTCAAATCCGTCCTCGGTTCCCTCTCCGGCTTCACTCAATTCACAATCGAGCAAATGCCCATGTCCAATAAGCTCTGTCTCCGTGAAGATTTCGGAAAAACTTTTAG GAAATGGGGGTTTGAGAAGCTGGTGTACAAGGATGTTAAGAGGGGAATTCGACGAGATCGGAAGTACGCGGTGCAACCTCGGAATGTTTTTGCGACAGGGGTGCACATGTCGCAGAACACGGTGGGGAAGACGACGCATAAAACGGAGGGGCAAATAATGTATTTCCATTACCACGGGACAATTGCGGAGCGGCGGGAGCCTTGCCGGCAACTGGTCAACACGACAAGCCTCACCGTTGACGGAATCCCGTATGTTCTGGACACCACAATGCGGGATGCTGCCGGCGCCGTTAAAAGATTCGAACTCAAAACCATTGGGCCTAGGCTGCAGAAAACACGGCAATAA